The Gopherus evgoodei ecotype Sinaloan lineage chromosome 4, rGopEvg1_v1.p, whole genome shotgun sequence nucleotide sequence gagaactggataaattcatggtggttaagtccataaatggctattagccaggatggctaaggaatggtgtccctagcctctgtttgtcagaggatggagatggatggcaggagagagatcacttgatcattgcctgttaggttcactccctctggggcacctggtattggccactgtcggtagacagatactgggttagctggacctttggtcttacccggtacggccgttcttatgttaagaGGCTAAAGTGTTTTAGAAACATTAAGATTACATTGCCCAAGTGAAGTATGCAGATAAATTTTACTTCTGTCCTACAGATGCGCCACAAAGATAAATTTTGAAAGGATTCTGAAAGTCAACGGGATCTGGTTACTTAACTTCCTTAGGCTCTATTGATAACTGCAGCACAAAACCACACATCTACAGCAGTCATGAACAAAACCCAGGTTTCTGTATGCCCAGTCCTAAGATCACCCTTCCTCTACAACAGACAAGCTGAGCTACTCCCCAGATGGGCTTCAACTCAGGGCACTGCGGAGTGACAAGGAGAGATGCCAGCTCATACAGACATGATAACATCCccttgagtctctctctctctctcacagcaaGCACTTCAGGCCTGTTTTTTTCATAACTGCTGAGCACCTATagcaccattaaagtcagtgagagctTCTGGCGCTCAGCGTCCCTGGAGAAAAGCAAACCgtgcagaggtcggcaacctttcagaagtggtgggctgactcttcatttattcactctactttaaggttttgcgtgtcagtcatacattttaacctctttggaaggtctctttccataagtctataatatataactaaactactgttgtatgtaaagcaaataagatttttaaaatgtttaagcagcttcatttaaaattaaattaaaatgcagagcccccctgacctgtggccaggacccaggcagtgtgagtgccactgaaaaatcagctccgtgctgcctttggcacgttgCCTACCCCCGCGTGGGTCCCCTTTAGGATGTGTACGTGGAAGGTTTCTGCCTTCCCTCCACCGCCCCCAACAGGGTCCCCTCCAGCGTGCCGGGGGGTGGGCGGTGTCTGCCTTCCCCCAGCCGCCTGAGGCTAACCGGGCGCTAACCTTGCCGGAGGTCGGGGTCCTGCAGTACGTCGTAAGCCTGGAAGTCCTGCACCCCGTGCAGGCGCAGGATCTGCACCACGGCGTTGCTGAAGCCGCACAGGGGCTGGCCCGGGTTGCCCTTCATGAACACGACCACGGGGTGCGCCCGCACCAGCCGCTCTACCGACTCCCGCGACCCTCGGCCACCCTCACCGCCGCCAGGGGACGAGCCGTCGCCGGCCGCGGCCTGACTGAGGGGCCGCGCGCCCCATCGCAGCGGGGCCCCCCGCAGCAGCGAGGCCGCGCGCAGCCAGCACAAAGAACCGCTCATCGCTGCCTTGCTTAGCGGCAGCTCCTTACACCGCCAGCCACAGGCACCCCGATCCACCTCCAGTCCGTTCCTCCTCCCCATTGGTAGAGGCGGCAAAACGTCACGGATAGCCTcacccacagagaggcagaatTATCTGTCAATCCACATCCGTTGCCAATAGCGTGCATCAGAGACTTTTTCTGGCCCATCCAACAGTTCAAGGTGCTTCCTCCCTATTGGCAGAGCCTGGGATCATACGGAAGGCCTTGAGTGGATATAAAAATTGTCAATCGACAAGAGCAACCAATAATGCGCCGCATATCCGCATGTGCCCGCCTACCAAGTTATTAATTCAGCCCCTTCTGCGTTGCTATTGGCTGCACTAGCCGCGTAGGGTGAGGCTAGTCAGGGTCTCGATACAGAAAGGAGGTGGTGACGGCGTGGGGAATTTTTGGTTGTTTCCGTTTCCGGCGCGGTGAGCTCTGTGGCGCGGGGCCGGCGTTGTGAGGCACCTTAGAGGTACAGCGTGGTGCGGCTCGCGGTGGCTGCGGCGGGGGTGGGGACCTGGTTGCGGCCGCCGGCGCTATGGCGCCCTCGGCCGACAGGGATGGATTGCGGGGGTGGAGGCCGTTGAGGTATCTGGGGGCTCGGCGCCTATGGGGGTTTCCCGCTCCCCCTCTGGTTCTTAGCGCGGGACTGCGATCCCCGAGCTGCCCCCTTGGGCTTAGAGCCTCCCCGGAGCACAGCGGGCCTCGCCGGGTGGTGCCGCGCCCAGTCCGGGGTCGGTTCGCCCAGCGGGGCGCTCGGGTGCCTGAGGCTCTAGCGAGCAGGTCTGGGCGGGCTGCGCCGCTATGACGGCcgagcttggctacactggagagttgcagcgctggtggtgggtttacagcgctgtaactcactcaccgtccacacttacaaggcacatccagcgctatATCTcgctggctgcagcgctggctgtactcctgttctgcctggggtataacgattgcagtgctggtgatgcagcgctgctccaccagtgtggccaccaaaagcgctgtaagaggcctccagaggtatcccaggccatgtctacatctaaaattttgcagcgctggttgttacagctgtattagtacagctgtatagggccagcgctgcagagtggccacacttacagcaaccagcgctgcaagtggtgttagatgtggccacactgcagcgctgttgggcggcttcaaggggggttcggggaacgcgagagcaaaccgggaaaggagaccagcttcgccgcggtttgctctcgcgttcccggagccacccagcaaaccgcagggaaggagacctgcttgctcggggttccaggaacgagagagcaaaccgggaaaggagaccagcttcgccgcggtttgctctcgcgttcccggagccacccagcaaaccgcagggaaggagacctgcttgctcggggttccgggaacgagagagcaaaccgggaaaggagaccagcttcgctgcggtttgctctcgcgttcccggagccacccagcaaaccgcagggaaggagacctgcttgctcggggttccgggaacgagagagcaaaccgggaaaggagaccagcttcgccgcggtttgctctcgcgttcccggagccacccagcaaaccgcagggaaggagacctgcttgctcggggttccgggaacgagagagcaaaccgggcaaggagaccagcttcgccgcggtttgctctcgcgttccccgaaccaccctgcaaaccgcagggaaggagacctgcttgctcggggttccgggaacgagagagcaaaccgggcaaggagaccagcttgattaccagaggcttcctccttccacggaggtcaagaaaagcgctggtaagtgtctacattggattaccagcgctggatcaccagcgctggatcctctacacccgagacaaaacgggagtacggccagcgctgcaaacagggagttgcagcgctggtggtgccctgcagatgtgtacaccttcaaagttgcagcgctgtaactccctcaccagcgctgcaactttctgatgtagacaagcccccagaatGCCTATTCAGcaactcccaacagcgctgcaaatgtggccatgctgcagcgctggcagctgtcagtgtggtcacactacagtgctgtccctacacagctgtacgaagacagctgtaactcctagCCCTGTacagctgcaaatgtagccatacccctagtaGGGAAGCGAGTTGATCAGTGTCTCCCAGGCGTGTCTGGCCGCCACGAAGGCCACGTGTCCCATCAAGCTCGGTAACATCGTGCCTCCCCGAGCGCCCTAGAGACCCGCCAATGGGGCTGACCTCTctgaggtcttggctacactggtgctttacagctctgcaactttctcgttcaggggtgtgaaaaacaacacacccctgagcgctgcaagatacagcgctgtaaagcgctagtgtaaacggtgccgcagcgctggaagcacggctcccagtgctgcaagctaatcctcatgaggaggtggagtacatgcagtgctgggagagctgtctcccagcgctggcaccgcgaccacactcgcacttcaaagcgctcccgtggcagcgctttgaagtttcaagtgtagccaagccctgagactgAGCCCCGTCGGCCGCTGTGTTGTGTGGAGCAAAGCAGGGCAGGAAGCGCTTTTAACCAGCCCTTGCCAGTCGCTGTCAGTCTAGCCGGTTAGTAGAGAGCAGGGCTCATTctagtgtgggtgggggaggggtggtaacCTGGCTGGTGCCTGGTGAAGAGGCGCACGGTGCTAAGGGTGACcagtgtcccaattttataaggacaatcctgattttgggggctttttcttgtataggcacctattacccccccatctccatttttcacacttgctgtctggtcaccctagagggtGCCTCTTTCTCTAGTACCAGTTAAAAGCTGaatccagggctttggagtggagcccagtGCTGGAGCATGGAACAGCTCtgagagcagtggagctgcaggcttCTGCTTGGAGCTAAagtggagcacagctccaaagccctggctgtgtcTTAGGGTAAAATTTTAAAGTCACTGAAGTGATTTAGGTGTTTAAGTCCCTGCTTTTACAAATGGCATGGACACTTGGGTGCCTAGATTCTATTCACCATTGGCTTCACATGTTTGTCACTCTTAAAAACTTTGCCCAGGATTTTCTGAGTTTTGTATGATGTGTCTGTGGTCTTGGAGCTGCCCTTGGTTGTTTGTACTTGGGGCTTACCAGGCTTGCAGAGAGAGCATCTGTCTGAGGAAGCCGAGGCATGCCTGTAAGAGTAATAGCAGAACCATGTGCAATATTCCTCTGACAGTCCTAATTCTGTTGCCACGGAGATAATGACTTATTCCATGTCATTATCCATCTACCAACAGTAAGAGTAACTTTGCAGTCTGATATTGTTTAGCAAATACCAATTTTTGCTGAACACTAAAAACTGCTATAAATTTTCAGTTGGTTTCTTCAAACCTGTtctttgcaaatgtatatttggattTATGTGCAGGAACAACACTGAATAAATTTGAAACCGAACAAGTTCCTTTGTCTGTGTAGTATAAACTGTACTATTTTATGCATGTGTCCATCCCATAAAATAGATGCCAATTAATAAGAGATCCTTGCTATTAAGTCTGTTAACCATTTCACCATAACTAGTCATTGCTGTTAGTTGTAATTTTTATTCAGCTGTAATCTTCTAAAATTCAAACTCATTAATAAATCTttctgtttatttgctaggtTGGTGATTCAAATCACCTGCTCTGAAGAAATCTGAATgtggcttcagtgggaattttaagGACATCTTATGCACCCCTAATGTTGCAGATGTTTCTGCTGGGGAAGTCAATCTCATCTCATTATGAAGACCTGTAATATATGATAAAAATAAGTAACATTTAAGTGAAATTGCAGAGTTTATACAATCCCTCTAATTTGTTCTTGTAATCTGAATTGGATTGCCTATTATAATGGGTACCTAGTTGCTAAATTGATTTGTAGCACACTTCCAATGAACTAGTTAAACTCTATAGTTCTTGTACTGTTGACATTGCTTATGCTACATAATACAACATTATTCAGTACCACACAACTGACCCTTGTGTAACTCTTGGCTTCCTGGGATACAAAACTAGCTATACATCTTTGGATAAATAAAAAGACTATTAGTAAACACTTGTGAAATATGCTAAGACTTAACTGTAGTCACTCACTTGCCTGTTTCTTTCAATAAAAAAGGAATACAAATGCTTTCTGCAACTCCTCACACAACTGTCACTAGTAGTTAAAGGCTAGCATCTATTCTAGTATTCCAGAATGCAAGTGAGATTAGGAAGCTCATTTAAACTTCATTTTGATCAGTTTGTTACTCCAATACCAGAAGTTGAAGTGACTTGAGTGGCATCTAGAACCCAACAGTGGAATTATTTCTCTTTATCTGTTTTCTGTTATGTTCCCTGAACTGTAAATAAGAATGACCTATACAGGTTTTTGAGAAACATAGTGCTAGCACAATAACAATATGATTTGGCTAAAGCTACTAGGTGTTGCTACAGTATAAATGATCACTCTAAACTAGATGCTAATAAAAACAATAGTGCAAAATGATCTAAATATCAAATGTTATAATTCTTTGTCTAATCCTGTTTTTAGATTCTCCTGAGCACTAAAAGGGTTTTTACAGGTTTTTTTTCATTCGTTCTTAACAAGATGCCTTTCTACACCTGGtctactaaaataaataaaagtggggGTTTTTCTTTTGGGGAGGAGTTCAGTAGAGGCATACAGAAGAATTGCAGCATGCtagttaccaaagaaaacaaTGAGTTCCAAAACCAGCAAACTGAACGTTTGGTTTTGAAGAACAAGAAACATCAGAATAACTGGACCACTCATAGATTGTCTGACTCTAAATGGTGTTAAGTTATAATATGCTGCATATCAGTAATTGATCTGCTGTATAAAGCATAGAGCCCTCCTGTGTAAGGAATGACCAGGACATTTTGAGTGTTTGTGTGGTCTCTGCAGAAGAAGTTGGATGGAATTTTTGAGTCTGGTTATCAGCAGACACAAACCTATTGAGGGCCAGGTTGGTGTCTGTGCTCTATGCTAAATAGTCAAGAGCTGGAGATTTTTCTATTACAAGACCAGTAGTTATTAACTCTTATACCATGTAGCTGGATAATCTAGAGAGCTACCAGTCTCTCTGTAGTAAAGATGGTGATTAGTTTTATATTAGAAGCTAGAGTTAGAGCCCCTCCCTTCAGCTACTACTGTATATAGGATTTCTCGTTGAGCTCCTCTAACAGGAAATGGCTTTTTCTGGATCATGAGCTCTCCCAATCTGAGA carries:
- the GLRX5 gene encoding glutaredoxin-related protein 5, mitochondrial gives rise to the protein MSGSLCWLRAASLLRGAPLRWGARPLSQAAAGDGSSPGGGEGGRGSRESVERLVRAHPVVVFMKGNPGQPLCGFSNAVVQILRLHGVQDFQAYDVLQDPDLRQGIKNYSNWPTIPQVYLNGEFVGGCDILLQMHQNGDLVEELKKLGIRSALLDAEKDQDKK